GCGAAGCGCTTTGTTGATCTTGGTTTTGTGTTGGGTATTGGCGGTACGGTAACCTACTCAAGAGCAAAAAAAGCCCATCGCGTGCTGGCGTCGTTGAGTTCGCATTCGTTTGTGTTAGAGACCGACTCTCCCGATATGCCGCTGAGCGGTTTTCAGGGGCAAGTTAATACACCGCTTTCTATTCCTATGATCGCCCAGCACGTGGCGTCTATTAGGGGGGAGAGTGTCGAACAGATCAAAATGCAAACATACAATAACCTACTTAGTGTGTTTCCTAGGTGGAACGAGGATTTGTTTTGAACAATACATTAGACATTAATGCCCCTATTCGTATTCTTTTACTGGGCAGTGGTACAGAGGTGGGCTCGTCATTATTGCAGCTTTCTGAACAAAAAAATGAATTTGAATGGTTGTGTCCCGATGAATCTGTCTTGTTGGACGTGACAAAAAGGAGTGAACTGGACGCGCTGCAATACGATGTCGTTATCGACGCCTTGAGTTTGCGTCATGCATTACAAAGTGATTCTAAGAAACTGCAGGCCACTTTGTCTTACTTGAGTGAAAAAAACAATGCTACGTTAATTATGCTCAGCAGTGCGCGGGTATTCGCGGGTAATAAAAGCGTTCCCTATGCTGAGGTGGATGTTCCTGATGGTTTGGAGCCTTACGCACAGGCTTTGATTGAAACAGAAGTCATTGTTCTCAAGAACCCCAATAACATTGTATTAAGAACGGGCTGGCTGTTTAGTGGAAAAGGCGATGATTTTGTTTGTAGGACCCTCGGACTCATTCAAGATGGCGTGAACTTGGCGTACAAAGACGACTTGATTGGTAGTCCAACGCCCGTTTCAGACTTGGTTCGAGTGATTTTATCTATGGTAAACCAAGGGCATTATGGCGCTCAAAATACAGGCGTGTATCATTATTGCTGTGCTGAAGAGATCAGTTGGATTCGTCTTGTGGAGGCGATTGTGGCAACATCAGGGCAGTTTGATCCAAAAGCGCAAGTTGAAGTGGAAGCCATTGGGGAGTCAGGGTTAGAAGTACAAGAGACACTTGTGATGCAACGCCAGTCATTGTCTTGTCGAAGAATATTCAATCATTTTGGAATTAAGCAGCGTCCTTGGCGATCTAAGTTACGAACCCTAGTGAAAGAGTTGTATAAAGGGAGCTAAAAACCCATTTTTTGTCGAGGGTAAACACGCAAAGTAGGAGTTAATGTGAACAGAATGAATTACAAAGCCATTGTATTGGTGTTTATTCTTCAGTTAGTGATTGGGCTGGTTTGGTATACGTCGAGCCCAGCGTCGTTGTCCAGTCATGTTGCTCAAGTCGGCAGTGGGCGTCCTGAAGCCTCTATAATGCTGTTGTTTGCTGGTGCGATTTTGGCGTATGTTTTTTTTATGGCATGGCTGTTGACTCGAGTGAACGCCATGTCAATCTTGGGTCGTGTCTTATTCGTTGTGAGTGTGTGGTTGTGTATTGTGCTGCCGAATTATGTTTTTGTGGCGGTGCACCTGAATATGACTGGCTCTGATACCGTGTATTTATTGGCGTATGGCGCTTTAAATTGCGCCATTGCTGCGACTATATTGCCGTTATGGCCTTCTTCTCGATCTATCTTTAGAAACTGATCAATATCATTTATGCCCTAATAAAGGCTGCTCTGGGGCCACACAAGCCACACACTTAATCCGCTAAGCAATAGGCTCATCACCCCTTGTGTGGTGATGATAAGAAAATTGTATTGAGTGTTTGATTCACGTGATGAAGGTCGAATCAATATCTTTGCAATGGGAGTGACGAAACCACTTGCTAGCATCATCAGCATGACAGTAGTGGGAATGTCAGCCAATACATGACTCTGAGTCAGTACCCCAGCCAGCAGCAAAAAAGCAACTACGATGTGATGCTCGGTTTGTGTTGTTTTTAGCGCATAACTGGCGACGAGGTAGCCCATTAAGGCGGCCGCCAGTACGCCGAGTAATTGCCCCAATAATAAGCTTCCTCCTATCGAAACCACAGGTGACGACGCTCCTGCGGCAATCATAAGCCCGATTGTGGGCAGGTGAGTGAAGAAAAATCGCGTTCGATTGGTGTGCTCAACGGGTTTGTTTTGCGACATTGTCGTCAAAATAAAGTACAAGAAAGTCATCACCGCCCCGACGGCGGCCCCGCTTAGACTGACAAGTTGGCCTGAGTGCTTTAGTACTGGGTTTAACAACAAGTAAAACGACACGCCAAACAATAGCGCGATTAAGCTCTGCTTAACAACGCTTGGTTTTAATCGCATCAGTAAGCTGACGGCAATACCGATTAAGGCGGTGGTGCTGTAGTAATCGATGGCTTGGTTTGGGGGAAAGCTCAGGCCGGTATGCACCAGACTGAGCCCTATCACAAAGCCGCCGAGGTAGCCCAGAAAAGACGACGTAGGAAACCATTTGCCAGTTATCACACTGAAAATAAGGGCGGCTATAAAAGGGTAAACCGCCGTGTTTAACAGCATTAAAATCGTTGTGTTACTGGCTTGTTCGTACATCATGTTTCCTTTATTTAAAACCTTGTTTTTCGTTGTTTGCTATTACGTTATTGGCTCAATTTTATTACTGACGAATGCCTTCTACGTAGATCTCTATCATGGTGTTGTCAGAGACCCCTGGAATGAAGTATGTGATGCCAAAATCGCTACGTTGAATAACGGTGGTGGCCTCAAACCCTGCACGGTATCCACCCCATGGGTCTTTGCCTTCGCCAATTTTATTGACATCAAACCTGACTGCATTCGTGATGCCATGCAAAGTCAGGTCACCGGTTAGCGTGTTACCGTCAAAGTTTGTGCTTTTGAAGGTCAGTGTCGGAAATTGCTTGGCATCGAGAAAGTCTGGGCTTCGAAGGTGTTTATCACGAGCGTCATGGTTTGTGTCGACGCTGTCTGCTTTTATAATAAGAGACGCTCGGCCTGATTTTTCATTTTCAGGGTAGGAGAAATCGCCTTCAAACTCATTGAAGCGGCCCAGGGTGGTGCTCACACCTAAGTGACCAATTTTAAACGCCACGGCGGAGTGAGCCGGATCGATTTTATAATCGGCGGCCAACGTAAGACTTGATGCAAGGGCAAAGGCGCTGATCGTAACTATTTTCATACATTAATACCTGTTTTCATTGATAAGATAGGAATAGTGTAATGTGTTTAATTTTATAAACAATCAGGCTTGATATAAATTCAGTGTTTCGTATTATGGAATAATAAAGCCCTTATGTATGTTGAGGAAAGATGGATAAATTTCAGGCAATGAAGGTATTTTGTCGTGTTTATGAAGCCGATAGCTTCAAGTTAGCCAGTGACTCACTTGGCATCTCTCGGCCTATGGTGACGCGTTACGTAAATGCGATTGAGGAGGAGTTGGGCACTAAGTTGTTGCAGCGCAATACCCGGAACATCAGTGTCACAGAAGCCGGTAGGAAATATTATCAGCACTGTGTTTCTATATTGGATGCCATAGAGGAGGCGGAAGGCGAGATAGGTGAGTTGACTCAACAGCCAAAAGGCTTACTCAGAATCAGCATGCCAATGGATTTTGGTTTGTCGCATCTTGTGCCTCTGATCAATCAATTTAGCGTCTTGTACCCACAAATAATGCTCGATATTGAGTTCAACGACAAGCGTATCGATATGACCGAGTCCGGTGTAGATATTGCGATTCGTGGCGGAGATTTGGGTGGTGATCAATTTGTTGCTCGGCCCCTTTGCTACGCCAAGGGGTTTGTTTGTGCGTCGCCCGAATACATTAAAAAAAATGGCGCCATCAATGACGTTGACGATTTGCTAAATCATTCCTGTTTGGCGTATTTGAATGCCACCATGCCATACCGGTGGTCTTTGACGGACGGGAGCGGGCAGGTTCGCACAGTATCTATTTCAGGTGCATTCAGTGCAAATAATGGGAGCACTTTAACCCAGTTTGCGCTGTTGGGAATGGGGGTGATTTATCAGCCAGATTTTCTGGTCGAGAAATACCTTAAAACGGGTCAGTTGGTCAATTTATTGCCAAATTTTAGCGGTTATAAAATCGGTTTTTATGCGATCTATCCACAGCGAAAATTACTGCCCAGGAAGACACGTTTGTTTTTAGATTTTTTACAGAAAGCACTTTCCAGCACGGTGTCTTAGTGCGCTGAAAAGTAGTTTTCGCTCCATGGTGTTCAGTCTAGGCTATTTTAGATCGTCGAACTCATGATCAACATGAAGATTTATGGGCAATTTATAGCCAGGCAAACGGATCTCAGTGTCTGTAATAGAGAGGTCTTCACCTTCTAAAACATGAAAACCAAACTTATAGACAGGAAGCATTTCACCACGAATCATGGCTTGATTGTAGGCTTCTGCTGCTGTGCATACCGTGGTATTTCTTACTCGGTACGCGTCCAATTGTTCAGGGCTGTAGCGTTTTTCGAGCATGCTCATCGTGTGCTGGGGTGATAATAAGACCGCCGTCGCGTTGTTGCCACCAAATCCTTTCGAGTTCAATAGCGCCGCTTCAAAATAGTCTTTACCATAGTTCTGATGCTTAAGCTGAAAGGCTAAACCGTCTTGGTGTACGTCGTCAGCAATGGTGTGAGAAGTGGTGATGCCGGGTAAGATGCCGTCTTTCCATACACCTAATGACAGATGCAGCTGGTCGCCGCCTGCCGTGCCTTGAGAATGGCCAAGAAACGCTTTCATCGCGACAACGGGTATGCCCGTGGCACCAAAGCTCGTGGCTGCTTTGCTTAATACATGAGATTCAGTAATGCGGTTTTGCGGTGTGCTGGTGCCGTGGGCTTGAATGAACGTGCGTTGGGTTAAGCCATCGTTACCAATGATGTTTTGCAGGTAGGCCATGGCTTTGCTCATGGTCAAATAGTTGCCAATACCGGGAGCGGAAATGGATTTCTTATGGCCATCAGCATGAGAAAAAACCGCTGGAATAGCGCCAAATATTTCGGCCCCCAGCTCAATGGCCAGTTCATCGTCCATTAACAGGGTCCACTGACTGGATTCACCAATCGTGAAACCGCAGTTTTGCGCAAAAGGCCGGCAGCTTCGAGTGTGGTCTGGTTCCGCCTGATTGCTTATTTTATCTAAGGCGAGCAGAGCCGCGTCTTCCGCTAGGGCGCCCATTGTTCTAAACCCTTCGATGATTTCAGGGGTAATAGGCGCATCACTGCCACCGACCATTGCTACCCGGATTTTTCCAGACTTAATGCCGGTAATGGCTTTTTCCAGATTGAAAAAGTACGTCGCGCAGGCGCCAATTGAGGTACCAACATTGCCGACACTGCCTAATAAGTAGGCATTCACAAAGTCGGCCGGCATTTGAGCGTAGCCCAGAGGTAGGTGTTTTGATGTGGTGCGTTTGCCCATTAACGCTGACTTGAGCATGCCACCAAATCCTAAATCATCCATTTGCCCAATAGAGTTGGCGGCGTAGACAGCCATTTGATCAGGGGCGACGGTGTCGCGAATCGTTTCCCAGTCAATGCCGCTGCTCTTAATGGCATCGGAAGCGCCGTAAACGGTCATTTGTAACCCACGAGGGTGGTTTCGGCTCTGATACAGCTTGGAAGGGTCGAATCCTGTAGGCAGTTGTCCAGCCGCTTTCACTGACAGGGGACGGGTGTCTTTTATAAAGGTTTCTAAGTTGCCGTCAACGGTAACCTTGCTCAATGTGTCTGATAATGCTGTGACGTGCCAATTAGTTGGATGAACATTGGGTAACGAACGAGTTTTTATGGTAAAGCTGAGCTTTTCATCCGTATGGCCTGATTGCAAAGTGGTGGATTTATGCAAGACGACGTGATCAACATCGAATAAGTCACGATGGATTCGTCGTATAAGCGTCCGAGCCAAAAGCGTTTCTCCGATGCTGTCTACCAGCTCCGTGGCGTCCATGGCGTCGCCGCGGTCAGTGTACCAAAGGCCATCTTTGTATTGTGCCATATTGGTAATAGTAGCAAGGTCAAGAAGAACGTCCTGCTGAATTGAGCTTGGCAGAAGATCAAAAACAATACGGCGATAAGCTTGATGGGAAGAAGTACGACCAGCCGAATTGATTCCGCCAAAGCCAACGATAACAGGTAAACGGGCCAATTCAATTTCCTCGTTTTAAGAGTGGGTAAAATATTACGGTATTGTAATGAAGGGGGTGACGCATAGCCACCCCTGCACAACGTAAATTCGTCACAATAAGAGACAATTTACGGTGTTTAACCGCTGTTTATTCAGCACAATAGCTGTTTAGGGTTGCTCTGGTTTGACTTGAATGCGATTAAAGCGCCAGAGTTTGTTGTAGTTTATTAGGCTTTCAATTTCTTCAATGTAAGCTTGGCCACGTTCCGAATAATGCTGAAGACCCTGGGATAACGCGAGCCCAGTAATAATGTCATTTTTTTGGCGCAATTGAGCGCGTTCC
The sequence above is a segment of the Marinomonas sp. IMCC 4694 genome. Coding sequences within it:
- a CDS encoding SDR family oxidoreductase, with product MNNTLDINAPIRILLLGSGTEVGSSLLQLSEQKNEFEWLCPDESVLLDVTKRSELDALQYDVVIDALSLRHALQSDSKKLQATLSYLSEKNNATLIMLSSARVFAGNKSVPYAEVDVPDGLEPYAQALIETEVIVLKNPNNIVLRTGWLFSGKGDDFVCRTLGLIQDGVNLAYKDDLIGSPTPVSDLVRVILSMVNQGHYGAQNTGVYHYCCAEEISWIRLVEAIVATSGQFDPKAQVEVEAIGESGLEVQETLVMQRQSLSCRRIFNHFGIKQRPWRSKLRTLVKELYKGS
- a CDS encoding LysR family transcriptional regulator gives rise to the protein MDKFQAMKVFCRVYEADSFKLASDSLGISRPMVTRYVNAIEEELGTKLLQRNTRNISVTEAGRKYYQHCVSILDAIEEAEGEIGELTQQPKGLLRISMPMDFGLSHLVPLINQFSVLYPQIMLDIEFNDKRIDMTESGVDIAIRGGDLGGDQFVARPLCYAKGFVCASPEYIKKNGAINDVDDLLNHSCLAYLNATMPYRWSLTDGSGQVRTVSISGAFSANNGSTLTQFALLGMGVIYQPDFLVEKYLKTGQLVNLLPNFSGYKIGFYAIYPQRKLLPRKTRLFLDFLQKALSSTVS
- a CDS encoding YceI family protein is translated as MKIVTISAFALASSLTLAADYKIDPAHSAVAFKIGHLGVSTTLGRFNEFEGDFSYPENEKSGRASLIIKADSVDTNHDARDKHLRSPDFLDAKQFPTLTFKSTNFDGNTLTGDLTLHGITNAVRFDVNKIGEGKDPWGGYRAGFEATTVIQRSDFGITYFIPGVSDNTMIEIYVEGIRQ
- a CDS encoding beta-ketoacyl synthase; amino-acid sequence: MARLPVIVGFGGINSAGRTSSHQAYRRIVFDLLPSSIQQDVLLDLATITNMAQYKDGLWYTDRGDAMDATELVDSIGETLLARTLIRRIHRDLFDVDHVVLHKSTTLQSGHTDEKLSFTIKTRSLPNVHPTNWHVTALSDTLSKVTVDGNLETFIKDTRPLSVKAAGQLPTGFDPSKLYQSRNHPRGLQMTVYGASDAIKSSGIDWETIRDTVAPDQMAVYAANSIGQMDDLGFGGMLKSALMGKRTTSKHLPLGYAQMPADFVNAYLLGSVGNVGTSIGACATYFFNLEKAITGIKSGKIRVAMVGGSDAPITPEIIEGFRTMGALAEDAALLALDKISNQAEPDHTRSCRPFAQNCGFTIGESSQWTLLMDDELAIELGAEIFGAIPAVFSHADGHKKSISAPGIGNYLTMSKAMAYLQNIIGNDGLTQRTFIQAHGTSTPQNRITESHVLSKAATSFGATGIPVVAMKAFLGHSQGTAGGDQLHLSLGVWKDGILPGITTSHTIADDVHQDGLAFQLKHQNYGKDYFEAALLNSKGFGGNNATAVLLSPQHTMSMLEKRYSPEQLDAYRVRNTTVCTAAEAYNQAMIRGEMLPVYKFGFHVLEGEDLSITDTEIRLPGYKLPINLHVDHEFDDLK